The Populus alba chromosome 13, ASM523922v2, whole genome shotgun sequence genome contains the following window.
aacacaaaaccGAGATGAAAAAACAGCCATAAAAGATCGAACCAGTTCAAGAAAGAATCAAAATGTTAAAAAGAAATGATCTTTACTCAAAACCCAACAAGGGAAAGTGAGTCTCCTTACCTGAAAGTATATGTTGAAGTCAGAATCTTCAGCTGGAATTTTCCCGAGAAAATGATAGAAAATTTGTGAGAAAGTGAGATAAAAAGAAGTGTGAACAGTGAAAGCAGCGGAGGAGAATGGAGATTATTAGGGTGGAGAGAGAGTGTTTAGTACAAttacaatatgaaaaaaaaaaaaagtttaattatacATGATACCGACAAAAACTCTAAAACGCGCAGCAAGGCTCGTTTATTGTTAAAGTTAGTGTTCATTATGCTAGAGAGTATTGATTTGACTGGATTGAATTAGATAAAGACCAGATAAATAGCCGTAtagcttattttgtttttgataaataatgGACGGATAAAATCGATCCGAGCTGGATTATTCTGATACTGCTTGATTTGGTTAATTTACATGagataaaacataaataaaaagattattgattttcttttaattttttttattaaaacaaaattacttttgattttatatataatttgtgaTCCAGCCCTTGTCACATGTTAACTCGTGAGTAAGATTGAACCTCTTAACCCATGACTTGAGACTTATCTTGAGTTAATCCTCGAGTTGAATTTTTAAAACagtgataataaatatttttatttctacatTGCCTCGAGTCGCCCCAAATTAACAATGTTAACCCGTGACTTAGATCTTGTATTAAGTCAATTTCAtagttggtttttaaaaattataataataattatttttatcattaaatagaCATGAGTCTATGGTCAACCTGACTCGTGAGTCAAGCTTTAACCAAGGTTGACCCCTAAATCTTGCCTTACCCTGGATCGACCTTTATatcgggttttaaaattatgataataacttTTATCTTTACGTTAATCCCGGTCAATGGTCAACTCGACCCGTGAACCGAGCTTAACTCTAAGTTGACTCGCGagttaggttttaaaactataataataataatttttatcctcATACCGACTTAAGTTAATGATTAACTTGACTTGCGACCCAAAACCTTGTCCCGAGTCAATCCccaagtttgattttaaaatcatgataataactatttttatcattgtattAATCCGAGTCAATAGTCAATCCAATTTGTGAAGTGGACATTACCCTAGGTTGATTCTCTAATCgtattttaaaaccataataataattattttgatttttacatTCAACTCAGGTTAATTCTTATGTAGAAAATTagacaatattattttacttcttTTAGTGGGAAGAAAATTTCTCTGCCAAAAAAACCTTGGAGAGAacaaaatttagtttttgtagTGTCTAAATGTGCACCAaataatttcacaaaaaaattgttatgtTAAGTACTTCATTATCCGACATACCAAATATCTCCTAAAATAATTGTCGAATGATATATATgcatttttctaaattttttttaaaataaaataactaaattacctctaaaataaaataaaaaattaagctgTTGACAAAGGATGTTTCTGCttttttggccttttaaaataaaataaaattatatattcaccCTTGAAATCAAGCCATGCATCCAAGAGCTTTTTTGTCTTGCTACATaggtttgttttgttaattcCACAACCGTGGAGGGCAATctaatcttaattaatattgaaattcaaaaaaatgaaacaaaacagCCTAAAAATTACAGGTTTACCCTCTttacttttgatattttaatttgagttttatttttttgatttttaatttaatttttttgtttatttttaattctatcctttaattataaattatcatgtattattcttatttttttatttctaatttttctttctagttttcAACTTAATCATTCAccatgaaaatacaaaatacagAGATAAAGTAAAAGTTTACATCAAGCAAAATTCATTTGCAATGGCATTTTATTACCACTAACATTCAGATACTGGCAACTGAATACCCTTTGAAACTGCAACTTTCCATTTTGCCGTTCTGATAGTCTTAAGCacttacaataaataaaatattatcaatatataatcaattaatGGATCATCTATTCACATTAGCAGTAATAGTCCCTGGCGCGTGAGAAATTGCTCATCAAAGCTCAAAATATGAGCAGCGCAAAAACTTGAGAGGGTGTACAAAAACCTAACTATTTTGAAGAAAACTACACTTGATAGGAAAAtttcactttgtttttctttcttgagaGCTTCCACGCATAAATCGACTTATGATTTCATCATAAGATTCCAGATCCGATAACATTCTAAATGTAGACGAATCTGCAGAGAATCCTTTACCAACCATCTCTTCGATTAGCCGTACTGCATTTGATGTGTCACCGTTTCGAAGAAATCCTTGGATTATAACATTGTAAGTGCAACTATTCGGCAAGCAGCCATTAACTGCCATTTCTCTAAACAACTCACATGCTTCATTTGATAGCCCTCCTTTCAAAAGTCCACTGATCATGACAGTATATGTAACCACAGTAGGTTGTATtcctttaacaaaaagattggaGAACAGTTCCCTTGCAGCCTCAAGCTTGCCAAAAGTGCACATCCCTTCAAGAAGGAtagtataaatgaaaatattaggTTCTAGCTTGCTCTCCTGCATTGCCTTGAGCAGTTCGAATGCCTCATCCAAATGGCCATGTTTGCATAAGCCATCTAGGACAATAGAGTAAGTTATCAAATTTGGAAGCAGGCCATAAGAGCACATCTCCTTAAGAAGTTCCTGTGCCTCCTGAGGTCTCCCTACTTGGCAAAAACCTCTCATAAGAGTACTGTAAGTGAAAATATCAGGAGTCAATGCTTTATGAGACATTTCAGCAAGAAGTCCTTTTGCCTCATCAATCCTTCCACTCTTACAGTGCCCGTTGATCAACATGTTATAACTTCGAACATTAGGTGCGCAACCCTTGCGATCCATGATGTTGAACAATTTTTGGGCCTCATCCATTTGGCTCCGAGAACAGTATCCATCCATCAAAGCATTGTAAGTGTAAACATCTGGTTCTAAACCCTTTTCAGTCATCGTGTCAAAAACAAGCCAAGCTTCTGAAATCATCCTTTTTTTGCAGAGTCCATCAATTAAAATAGTGAATGTCACTTTATTTGGAATAACATTCCTTTCAACCATTTGCTTGAACAAGCTAGTTGCTTCATTCACTCGTCCTAAATTGCAAAAACCCAGCAGAATTGAGCTGTAAGTAAAAACATCTGGTGGAATTCCTTCCTTGACCATTTCAGAAAAGAAGTCCATGGCTTCGGTTACCAGTCTATCTTTACAAAGGCTATCTATGACTGTATTATATGCCACCACATTTGGCTTACAACCTTTTTCTTCCATCTTCTTGAGCAACTGAAGTGCCATGGTCGTGTTGCCCATTTTGCATAAACCATTAATTATAGTACTATAAGTAATCACATCAGGTTCATGCCCCATCTTTACCATCTCATCAAACAATTTTACTGCATCCATTATTTTGGCCTTGGAGCAAAGGCCGCTAAGTAGGGTATTGAAAGTGACAAGGGTGGGTTGAAGTCCAAGTTTGAACATTTTACCAAAaacagagaatgcaaaaggaaTGTGATGATGGTTGGAGTGGCAGAAGCAGTTAATCAAAATGGTAAGAGTAGCAACATTAGGTCTGATATTTGACAAATCCATTTGtttgaagaaataaattacAGTAGAGTAATGCTTGTTTTTCACAATGGACCCTAATAACTTGTTAAATTCCACAATGGATGGCACCGGACGAATGCTAAGCATCTGATTGAAAGAAGCAACTGCATCAGCAACACTATTAGAATTGCTATAATCACTACAAAACCCACCATCTGTTATCGAGGAAGGACTAATATTGGTGGTAGAAGCTGTAGAAGCAGTGAAGTGCTGGTGAATGAAGAATAAGAAAGAAGGGAATTTAGGAAAAGTACCCATTTccatttgttgttgttgaagaaGCTGAGAAACACAAGAAGCAGAAGCTGCGAAAGGGCTTTTCCGCATCATCATGTTCGAAAGCAAAAGCTGTCGTCTCCTGGTGTTCTTATAAAGAAGGTGAAAGCTAACCTGAGTagttaatctctctctctcacaactTCAGACTTCAGTTCAGTCTCTCTCTCGTGCCCTAAAACAAAAGCGAACGGAAAAACCAAAAGGAACCAAAGGGCCCTTTTTTTCAAAGCCCAATAGAAAAAGATCTCTATTTTGATAATTTGCAAGCGATCCATGTAGTTGAGATTataaactattttatatttaattaaaatcttaaaataaattatttacataattaaaatatttatcatctTCAAGACTTCAAAAAATGAAAGGGTATTATGTGTTTGAAAATAGCAAGGgaattcttttattaaattacttGGTTAATACAATTGAAAAGATTAGTATAtccacataaaaaatttaaaatttatatacttATTGAGAAATAATAACATCATGAAAAAAGATAGAATTTGAATGTATACTAGATACTTGATCCGTACTTCTCTgcaattaagatatttttcttctaataaaaaaattgtatacaCCATTTTTTGACATGTTCTTGTAGTAAAAAgaattttcaagtgaaaataaaaaagtttatgtatatatgtaatcaaataaattaagaactatgtgaattaataaataaataaattataaaatataattaaaaataaaattagaaaaattaagagataagtataaattaaaatatttaatttcacaagAAGGTATATTTATCTAgttgtgtttgctaaatttgtttattaagataattttttattcaattaaatgataatataaataaacatatatattaaattgattgaataaaataaaagtgaaaaacaaatataatgtaAAGAtgcacataataaaaatattatctgaaaataaaataatttttttaataaataaagtgataatataaatagacacacattaaattgattataaaaaaaatcctatacaAGGCTGCAAATATTAGAAATactatctgaaaataaaaaaattatttttcaaaaataaagttcatatttacaaaagataataaaaaattacagatgaatcaaaaaaaccttttcaaaaaattaaatgtataaaaaaataaccataatttaaaataggctattaaaacaaaataaagagatAAGAGGctctaatataaatataaattaaaaaataattttgaaaaaaacatataaaaaagcattatttttttttaaaagtatatttttttttaaagaagaaaaggctAGATGTTGCTAggcctacttttttttttttttgaaaaataagccATGCATTACTGGGCATAACAAGCTAGGACAACCCACCTAGCTCATTTCATTAGGGTTTGTGCGACTgaacctttctttttctttgtattttgggAAAATGACATAttgtctgtttttatttttttgaaaataagaatcaaaCGATGCGTTGTAAATGGCCGAAAAAACATGTTGATGGTTTTTTAGACTCAAAAACTACATTTCAACCCATTGTTTTACCCaaaatatctagaaaatatCATAGGTAACTTGATAAACATATTCATAACCTAAAAAACCATTCTAAAACTTGAAATCaacctgaaataaaaatatcttatcaagattatatatatttttcttagcaATTTCAAGGTAAACAAACCCCTAATATGATTATCCTAGtctaatgatttgtttttcttttctttttttaatttgtggtgCTTTCGATTTAATAAACAagatcacgagtttgaaaagttaatgtaattcaatatcttttttttttgctcaatttctttttagatttcattgttctctattttcttttaaaataattatatagttatcttcaatttcttttttatcggtttatcctgatctcatgacTTAAGCCACATGTTTTGCACCtattttttaatagagttttttatttatttatttattttaaagatattattccgattcatctatattttccttttgttttatatagacgaaatgtatttttataaataaaacatatttatctttagataatatttctaatacatTCAAcgttgcataatattttttattttattttattcaactaaTTTCACgtgtgtttctatttttattatcttttatttattttaataaataaagtcaGTTAATACAACCTgatatcaaatatcttgatttatatatattttttcaattttatcagtttttcttttagttattggtaacaacttatttatttatttacatatataattattgatttatttaattatatacttccataatattttgatttacacGTTGAATTTTTTCATGTGAGAAGATAAATCAACATAACCcacatatctatttttttaaaaattcaaacatatGACCCACGGCAGAACACAGTTCAAAGAGCTAGTGTGTATTAAAAGGAGGTTTGAACTCCAGATATGTAGGAAATACATTTTATGATAACTTAGAAAGGTCGTCATTTATTCATTCAAGTCTTGTTTAGATTACTACACGATGCTTGAAACTAAGACTAGCATTTATATGCACAGAAGCATTGCTTTGGAACAGGTGGTGCTGTGTACAAATCGCAGAGGCCCGTTCCGGCATATCGATTCTTACAGTCTTCCCAGCAACGATTTTGCCCTTTGCAGGTCCATACTTTGTGGCAGTCTCTTGCTTCCACCTCGAGAACTAGTTTCTCATCTGCAagacaaaaatacaaataaattatagagCAATCATCCATCGAATGATCTGCAGAAAGCAGCTTAcctttttatgtgtttaattcacacacaaggaaaagaaaagagtgatCGCTTCTATCGGTTAATGGTAAGAATATAATCAAGTTTCAATGTCATTAATGGATAACAATGATCTTGAGATGATGATGGGAGTCATCAGTAAGGAGCACAGAACAAGTCTAGATCTCCTTATTGATGATATCGCGATGTTAGAGATGATGCCTGGAATCCATGGATTTCTAGATAAACAAGCTCGACACTTGTATGTAAGAAATACAAATCATCAAGATCATACAAGATATGAAGACTAGGCCCTTACCAGAGGCAAGGAAGAGGACAAACAGGAAACAGAGAGTAGACAGTTTCACCATCTTCAAGTGCGTACTCAAGTTCTCTACTAAGCTCGCTCATAAGGAGGTGTTCTGGCACCATTGCTATTTATAGGGCCTACTTTTGCCCTTTCATTTACGTTTAGGATAAGCATGCAAAAGCTCTCCATGGTGCAAATATGATTCAGTTTGCTTTTATCATGCCATTTGCATGATCTTCCAATCAGAATGCTAAGGAATAGATGTAATAGCAGAGTTGGGTCATTAAAGTCTGTTGGATCTGGGCCTCTGTAGCTTTCTTCTAGAAAAAGGAAGTTTGAAGATACCCTAAAATATTGCAGCATC
Protein-coding sequences here:
- the LOC118053276 gene encoding uncharacterized protein, whose product is MMMRKSPFAASASCVSQLLQQQQMEMGTFPKFPSFLFFIHQHFTASTASTTNISPSSITDGGFCSDYSNSNSVADAVASFNQMLSIRPVPSIVEFNKLLGSIVKNKHYSTVIYFFKQMDLSNIRPNVATLTILINCFCHSNHHHIPFAFSVFGKMFKLGLQPTLVTFNTLLSGLCSKAKIMDAVKLFDEMVKMGHEPDVITYSTIINGLCKMGNTTMALQLLKKMEEKGCKPNVVAYNTVIDSLCKDRLVTEAMDFFSEMVKEGIPPDVFTYSSILLGFCNLGRVNEATSLFKQMVERNVIPNKVTFTILIDGLCKKRMISEAWLVFDTMTEKGLEPDVYTYNALMDGYCSRSQMDEAQKLFNIMDRKGCAPNVRSYNMLINGHCKSGRIDEAKGLLAEMSHKALTPDIFTYSTLMRGFCQVGRPQEAQELLKEMCSYGLLPNLITYSIVLDGLCKHGHLDEAFELLKAMQESKLEPNIFIYTILLEGMCTFGKLEAARELFSNLFVKGIQPTVVTYTVMISGLLKGGLSNEACELFREMAVNGCLPNSCTYNVIIQGFLRNGDTSNAVRLIEEMVGKGFSADSSTFRMLSDLESYDEIISRFMRGSSQERKTK
- the LOC118053275 gene encoding putative defensin-like protein 184, whose protein sequence is MVKLSTLCFLFVLFLASDEKLVLEVEARDCHKVWTCKGQNRCWEDCKNRYAGTGLCDLYTAPPVPKQCFCAYKC